The following are encoded in a window of Cupriavidus oxalaticus genomic DNA:
- a CDS encoding TetR/AcrR family transcriptional regulator: protein MRNRQILDAALAVFSERGFEAARMDDIAARAGLSKGGLYAHFRSKDEIFEALLRRALSPSDLDLAALRAASPDMRHFAEAFVNRLYDDLMRPDALAVQRLLVAEGARIPHLTAQWQHDTVEALVAQLKRVLARCVAEGNCRAGVATRHPWLLLAPVAYQVLWQLVFGKADDAALQSRRREHIALVRELLA from the coding sequence GTGCGCAACCGCCAGATCCTCGACGCCGCGCTGGCGGTGTTTTCCGAACGCGGCTTCGAGGCCGCGCGGATGGACGATATCGCCGCCCGCGCCGGGCTTTCCAAGGGGGGGCTCTACGCCCACTTCCGCAGCAAGGATGAAATCTTCGAAGCGCTGTTGCGTCGCGCGCTCAGCCCGTCAGACCTCGACCTTGCCGCGCTGCGGGCCGCGTCGCCAGACATGCGGCACTTTGCCGAGGCTTTCGTCAACCGCCTCTACGACGACCTGATGCGGCCCGACGCCCTGGCGGTGCAGCGCCTGCTGGTGGCCGAAGGCGCGCGCATCCCGCACCTGACCGCGCAATGGCAGCACGATACGGTCGAGGCGCTGGTGGCGCAGCTCAAGCGCGTGCTGGCGCGTTGCGTGGCGGAGGGGAACTGCCGCGCCGGCGTCGCCACGCGCCACCCGTGGCTGCTGCTGGCGCCGGTGGCCTACCAGGTGCTGTGGCAACTGGTGTTCGGCAAGGCCGATGACGCCGCGCTGCAGTCGCGGCGGCGCGAGCATATCGCGCTGGTGCGCGAGCTGCTGGCCTGA